Proteins from one Sander lucioperca isolate FBNREF2018 chromosome 16, SLUC_FBN_1.2, whole genome shotgun sequence genomic window:
- the nol8 gene encoding LOW QUALITY PROTEIN: nucleolar protein 8 (The sequence of the model RefSeq protein was modified relative to this genomic sequence to represent the inferred CDS: inserted 1 base in 1 codon): MQQCSPDRVNCNTSWIHVSDSVVVDTEXMRRLYVGGLSHTVTQKDLKDRFGKFGEVEDVELRTRRDDEGVPYKTFGYININISDADLKKCLTVLNKSKWKGGTLQIETAKESFLHRLAEERQTAAEQRLPQTAAEDVRQKMLDSLSKAGVDNFTMKAAVPGTEVPGHKDWVVSKFGRVLPVLQLRSQKGSRARTLKYDPSKYSHNIRKLDRSTADQPTTDRPTPVTQLTWEVQGGDDDISKKRRGEFPPYEPPTRKSRTDVVNSHTAEGRTRLKQTVDSVNSTEAHPFTNGHEPPTDHRLAQGKGPRLTDSDMDSDEEIRRMARAHDPSHAALWQEKEDDKLEVVGLDYLEKSSHARQQQKGSAGDEEENDYDSADTDELFASRKPPPPAQERLTLPTAEQLAGNETDKKRKMKKKGKAGEEEDNSADSEKHVASRKPSSAQQSADYDKPGSQNQSKKIKVLPVVKPPSSESDSDVDDDDEDDVDDDDDEEEEKLESADYSSDSDYEAMFSNVTRLEISLADLQRLAEESQQTCKTTAPSVLGASREQETNLTSRPPERPAPKKGTTPEEILAALMEEDSSGDEQKKTKKRKGVVSAPLPAFQGTRALNDRSQTDECRKEEEEEEKEGGRGGQVKKQKLDSEAPLLNHRATGGKTSGQKHSETQNTSSESEEEEEEEEEDMAEKAETVSSSSSDDDDDDEEEERMKANQIDVRAKAAATVPSSPSSSSAEEDEDEQEMISAEAAVKAAPPPAPHSESSSSEEEEEEEEEEEEEEEAPPRVALGAAEEEERQRKANTRRLAAVKQRQKEAEEHKKLIQGALANLDAPTAGAGKHIVFGSDDDDDEGDDGVGNDADKQQATSVVTTSKKTLFQDSQSEDEATGDEAAVNENDTTQGKVRLKPSGPQLFGGSENEEDADEEEDGCRFDIRPQFEGQAGQKLMELQSRFGTDQRFRMDSRFLEEEEDNEETSEKKKSVNEEEEALDEERKKNLSILQSVLGSSQQTCSSKTAGKAKTFRDVSALHYDPSKEEHAAFETKTDETKKESKAARRKKREEAQKLPEVSKEIYYDVSGDLKAVFGQTKKDDVAGEDKKTNWDQEEEREEEEEEEEEEGGKEERQTLQSSLLFAAPSAEKEEASGFKFSFFGDDTETGSGETEYKVESIQAPKVSWQQDLRFHDSSSDEDEEEQEDEEEQSNVAALTTEEETTSKTDLFFFYPEDSRLTEGPRLFCRTSHLEEQREQWEERRSELRQEYRKKHKDARRKLKSSQKS; the protein is encoded by the exons ATGCAGCAGTGCAGCCCGGACAGAGTTAACTGTAACACCAGCTGGATACATGTGAG TGACAGTGTTGTCGTGGATACGG CGATGAGACGGCTGTACGTCGGCGGGTTGAGCCACACGGTCACCCAGAAGGATCTAAAGGATCGATTCGGAAAGTTTGGAGAGGTGGAGGATGTGGAGCTCCGGACCAGGAGGGACGACGAGG GCGTTCCTTACAAAACCTTTGGCTACATTAACATCAACATTTCAGACGCCGACCTGAAGAAAT GTTTGACGGTGCTGAACAAATCCAAATGGAAAGGAGGAACTCTGCAGATTGAAACAGCCAAGGAGAGTTTCCTGCACAG GCTGGCTGAGGAGCGGCAGACGGCAGCAGAACAGCGCCTCCCTCAGACCGCAGCTGAGGACGTGAGACAGAAGATGCTGGACTCCCTGAGCAAAGCTGGCGTGGACAACTTCACCATGAAGGCTGCGGTGCCAGGGACCGAAGTGCCAGGACACAAG GACTGGGTGGTCAGTAAATTTGGACGAGTCCTCCCCGTCCTGCAGCTCAGGAGTCAAAAAGGCAGCAGAGCTCGGACCCTGAAGTACGACCCGTCCAAATACAGCCACAACATCCGCAAGCTGGACCGGTCCACCGCAGACCAGCCAACCACAGACCGGCCCACACCTGTCACCCAGCTCACCTGGGAGGTGCAGGGAGGGGACGATGACATCAGCAAGAAGAGGCGGGGAGAGTTTCCTCCGTATGAGCCACCGACACGCAAGAGTCGGACAGACGTGGTCAACTCCCACACTGCCGAGGGCAGAACCAG ATTGAAGCAGACGGTTGACTCTGTCAACAGCACCGAGGCTCATCCGTTCACCAACGGACACGAACCACCAACCGACCACCGACTGGCCCAGGGGAAGGGGCCACGTTTGACTGACAGCGATATGGATTCAGACGAGGAAATCCGCAGAATGGCGAGGGCCCACGACCCCTCCCATGCTGCACTGTGGCAGGAAAAGGAGGATGATAAGCTGGAAGTAGTCGGACTCGACTACTTGGAGAAGTCCAGCCATGCTCGTCAGCAGCAGAAAG GTAGTGCAGGTGACGAAGAAGAGAATGACTACGACTCGGCAGACACAGATGAACTCTTCGCCTCCAGGAAACCTCCTCCTCCAGCGCAGGAGAGACTGACTCTGCCCACTGCAGAACAGCTCGCAGGAAACGAGACGGACAAGAAGAGAAAGATGAAGAAGAAAGGTAAagctggagaggaagaggacaatTCGGCAGATTCTGAAAAACACGTCGCCTCCAGGAAACCGTCCTCCGCACAGCAGAGCGCGGATTATGATAAGCCCGGTTCTCAGAACCAAAGTAAGAAGATAAAAGTCCTCCCTGTTGTAAAACCCCCTTCCTCAGAATCAGATAGTGatgtggatgatgatgatgaagatgatgtggatgatgatgatgatgaagaggaggagaagttaGAATCGGCTGATTACAGTTCAGATTCTGATTATGAAGCCATGTTTTCTAACGTCACCCGTCTGGAGATCTCTCTGGCTGATCTACAGAGGCTAGCTGAAGAATCCCAGCAGACCTGTAAGACTACGGCTCCCAGCGTCCTCGGCGCCTCCCGGGAACAAGAAACCAACCTCACATCCAGGCCTCCAGAACGACCCGCTCCCAAGAAAGGCACGACGCCGGAAGAGATCCTCGCCGCCCTCATGGAGGAGGACAGCAGCGGGGACGAGCAgaagaagacaaagaaaaggaaaggcGTCGTGTCAGCGCCGCTGCCTGCCTTCCAGGGAACGAGAGCGCTGAACGACAGATCACAAACGGATGAGTGTcggaaggaagaggaggaagaggagaaggaggggggAAGAGGAGGTCAGGTTAAAAAACAGAAGCTGGACTCTGAAGCTCCTCTGCTGAACCACAGGGCAACGGGCGGCAAAACCAGCGGACAGAAACACAGCGAAACACAGAATACATCTTCAGagagcgaggaggaggaggaggaggaggaggaggacatggCTGAGAAAGCTGAGACAGTTTCCTCCTCTagcagtgatgatgatgatgatgatgaggaagaggagaggatgaaGGCCAATCAGATTGATGTTAGAGCTAAAGCTGCAGCAACCGTTCCATCTTCGCCCTCCAGCTCCTCCGCTGAGGAAGACGAGGACGAGCAAGAGATGATTTCAGCTGAAGCTGCCGTGAAAGCAGCTCCTCCCCCTGCTCCTCACAGCGAGTCCTCCTCCagcgaggaagaggaggaggaggaggaggaggaggaagaagaggaggaggctcCTCCCCGGGTGGCGTTAGGAGCTGCCGAGGAAGAGGAGCGGCAGAGGAAGGCCAACACGAGGAGGCTGGCTGCCGTCaagcagagacagaaagaggctGAAGAACACAAGAAGCTGATCCAGGGAGCTCTGGCCAACCTG GATGCTCCAACAGCAGGGGCAGGGAAGCACATCGTCTTTGgctctgatgatgatgatgatgagggtgATGATGGTGTTGGTAATGATGCAGATAAGCAGCAGGCAACCTCAGTGGTCACGACGTCAAAGAAGACTCTGTTCCaggacagccaatcagaggacgAGGCCACAGGTGATGAGGCAGCAGTCAATGAGAACGACACAACACAAGGAAAG gtgcGTCTGAAGCCATCGGGCCCTCAGCTGTTTGGCGGCAGTGAGAACGAGGAGGAtgctgatgaagaggaggatggCTGCAGGTTTGACATCAGGCCTCAGTTTGAAGGCCAAGCAGGACAGAAG CTGATGGAGCTGCAGTCTCGCTTCGGGACGGACCAGCGTTTCAGGATGGACTCTCGCTTCctagaggaggaagaggacaacGAGGAGACATCAG agaaaaagaagagcgtgaatgaggaagaggaggctctGGAcgaagagaggaagaagaacCTGTCCATCCTGCAGAGCGTCCTCGGCAGCAGCCAACAAACCTGCAGCAGCAAGACGGCCGGCAAAGCCAAGACCTTCAG AGACGTCTCAGCGCTGCATTACGACCCCAGCAAAGAGGAACACGCTGCGTTTGAGACTAAAACCGATGAAACCAAGAAGGAGAG CAAAGCGgccaggaggaagaagagggaggaggCTCAGAAACTTCCGGAGGTTTCTAAGGAGATTTACTACGACGTGTCCGGTGACCTGAAGGCCGTGTTTGGTCAAACCAAGAAGGATGACGTCGCTGGAGAAGACAAGAAGACGAACTGGGACCAAGAGGAAGAacgagaagaggaggaggaggaggaggaggaggaaggagggaaggaagaacGGCAAACCTTGCAGTCATCTCTCCTCTTCGCTGCTCCCAGCGCAGAGAAAGAGGAGGCGTCTGGATTTAAATTCTCCTTCTTTGGAGACGAcacagaaacaggaagtggagaGACAG AGTACAAAGTAGAGAGCATCCAAGCGCCAAAGGTGTCATGGCAACAAGACCTACGTTTCCATGACAGCAGCTCAGATGAAGATGAGGAAGAgcaggaggacgaggaggagcaAAGCAACGTCGCCGCTTTAACCACAGA AGAGGAAACTACTTCAAAGACAGACCTATTCTTCTTCTATCCTGAAGACAGCAGACTGACAG AGGGCCCCAGGTTGTTCTGTCGTACCTCTCACCTGGAAGAGCAGAGGGAGCAGTGGGAGGAAAGGAGGAGCGAGCTCAGACAG GAGTACCGCAAAAAACACAAGGACGCCCGGAGGAAGCTTAAGTCCTCCCAGAAAAGCTGA
- the gpr37l1a gene encoding G-protein coupled receptor 37-like 1, whose protein sequence is MSPVLFLLLLFLRTAVLRHVHRAHAAGEVQSGSALDTQQAGGAGTQEPLSPGRTSLDLVESSRIPDLNRVARGAKDGNFRKKDPHSPSSYMPPRRYDDPSGYFTTPRLPASAWPGNSSSGSGSGLLNPLFPGTDGSYWAYAVMLLALVLFAAGIVGNLALMCIVWHNFYLKSTWNCVLAGLAFWDFLVLFFCLPVVVFHELTLKRLLGDLSCRLVPYLEVSSLGVATFSLCALSIDRFHAATGPGPLQTPKVEPCQSILSKLSVIWVGSMVLAAPELLLWQLLQETVSLPMLSSDQQQSQQGGSLMDVFWARPGTFKVDICVREPSVELPESIYSLVLTYHEARMWWVFGCYLCLPLLFTLACDLVTRQVVAQRLPQKPAGDKVTSRCSSSSSASSSSKKKQHTREQRLRTTVMALTILYVICNLPESICNITLAYVSAHALAALPALALPALSLIGQFLLFVRCSATPVLLLCLCRSLGQAFMDCCCCCCEECLPDGTSSSSSSASTAATSNPSSPTSPTPSSLSPSSKDETMKSLLATEPAVCYDRVKDSSTVIGTPC, encoded by the exons atgagcccggttttgtttcttttgcttctCTTTCTGCGGACCGCGGTGCTCCGTCACGTCCACAGAGCCCACGCAGCCGGGGAGGTTCAGTCGGGGTCCGCGTTGGACACGCAGCAGGCTGGGGGTGCTGGAACACAGGAGCCTCTCTCCCCGGGCAGGACTTCTCTAGACCTGGTTGAAAGTTCGAGAATTCCCGACCTGAACCGAGTCGCCCGAGGAGCCAAGGATGGgaatttcagaaaaaaagaccCTCATTCACCGAGCAGTTACATGCCTCCACGACGGTATGACGACCCGAGCGGTTACTTCACCACACCGCGGTTACCCGCCTCCGCATGGCCGGGTAACTCCTCGTCAGGCAGCGGGTCAGGGCTCCTCAACCCGCTGTTCCCGGGCACTGACGGCTCCTACTGGGCGTACGCAGTCATGTTGCTCGCGCTCGTGCTGTTCGCAGCGGGCATCGTTGGGAACCTGGCGCTCATGTGCATCGTGTGGCATAACTTCTACCTGAAGAGCACGTGGAACTGCGTCCTGGCGGGGCTAGCGTTCTGGGATTTCCTCGTGCTGTTCTTCTGCCTTCCCGTGGTCGTCTTCCACGAGCTCACCTTGAAGAGGTTGTTAGGAGACCTGTCTTGTCGGCTCGTGCCCTATCTGGAG GTGTCCTCTCTGGGTGTGGCCACATTCAGCCTCTGTGCTCTGAGTATTGACCGCTTCCATGCGGCCACCGGCCCCGGGCCCCTTCAGACGCCCAAGGTGGAGCCCTGCCAGTCCATCCTATCCAAGCTGTCCGTCATCTGGGTGGGCTCCATGGTGCTGGCCGCCcctgagctgctgctgtggcagctcctccaggaGACTGTCAGCCTGCCGATGCTCTCCAGTGACCAGCAGCAGAGCCAGCAGGGAGGCTCGCTGATGGATGTCTTTTGGGCCCGACCAGGCACGTTCAAGGTGGATATCTGTGTCCGTGAGCCGTCTGTGGAGCTCCCAGAGAGCATCTACTCTCTGGTGCTGACCTACCACGAGGCCCGCATGTGGTGGGTCTTCGGGTGCTACCTCTGTTTGCCACTGCTCTTCACTCTGGCTTGCGACTTAGTGACGAGGCAAGTGGTAGCCCAGCGTCTACCGCAGAAACCCGCCGGCGACAAGGTGACCAGCAgatgctcctcctcctcttcagctTCCTCCTCGTCAAAGAAGAAGCAGCATACTAGAGAGCAGAGGCTGCGCACCACTGTGATGGCGCTCACCATCTTGTACGTCATATGCAACCTGCCGGAGAGCATTTGTAACATCACCCTGGCGTACGTCTCTGCCCATGCGTTAGCTGCGCTCCCGGCTCTGGCTCTGCCAGCACTGAGTCTGATTGGACAGTTCCTGCTGTTTGTGCGTTGCTCGGCGACGCCGGTGCTGCTGCTGTGCCTGTGTCGCTCGCTCGGCCAGGCCTTCatggactgctgctgctgctgctgtgaagaGTGCCTCCCCGACGGcacctcctcttcatcctcatccGCCTCAACCGCCGCCACCTCCAACCCCTCCTCGCCCACATCGCCCACTCCATCCTCCCTGTCTCCTTCCAGCAAAGATGAGACGATGAAGAGCTTGTTGGCGACCGAACCAGCAGTCTGCTACGACAGGGTGAAAGACTCTTCAACAGTTATCGGCACGCCCTGCTGA